One Novosphingobium sp. EMRT-2 DNA segment encodes these proteins:
- a CDS encoding phytoene/squalene synthase family protein, translating to MRDALVAHARQSIVRGSKSFAAASRLFDPATRERVWLLYAWCRRCDDIADAQDHGGTLGAQDGGEESFAKIRTLTARAFAGEATGDPAFDALGVVARETGLTPAMAEDVIAGFALDAADWHPRSEADLMRYCWHVAGAVGVMMAVVMGVAPDDEDTLDRACDLGLAFQLANIARDLAEDDAAARCYLPAEWLAEHDIPPGEQMKPPYRATMARLAARLCERAQAHRCSARIGAARLAPRQRWAILAAAGIYGEIAVEVARRGAKAWDSRTVVGKGRKIAWIGKAAAQALLPVPRHCHADAEARRFTRRDLIAMTRPL from the coding sequence GTGAGAGACGCCCTCGTCGCCCACGCCCGGCAATCGATCGTGCGCGGATCGAAAAGCTTTGCCGCCGCCAGCCGCCTGTTCGATCCGGCCACGCGCGAACGGGTCTGGCTGCTCTACGCCTGGTGCCGGCGGTGCGATGACATAGCCGACGCGCAGGACCATGGCGGTACGCTGGGCGCGCAAGACGGCGGCGAGGAAAGCTTCGCCAAGATCCGCACCCTGACCGCGCGCGCTTTCGCGGGCGAGGCAACCGGCGATCCGGCGTTCGACGCGCTGGGCGTGGTCGCGCGCGAAACAGGCCTTACACCGGCGATGGCCGAAGACGTGATCGCCGGCTTCGCGCTCGATGCCGCCGACTGGCACCCCCGCAGCGAAGCAGACCTCATGCGCTATTGCTGGCATGTCGCCGGGGCGGTGGGCGTGATGATGGCGGTGGTCATGGGCGTGGCGCCGGACGACGAGGATACGCTCGATCGCGCCTGCGATCTGGGGCTGGCCTTCCAGCTTGCCAACATCGCGCGCGATCTGGCCGAGGATGACGCGGCGGCGCGCTGCTACCTGCCCGCCGAATGGCTGGCGGAGCACGATATTCCGCCGGGTGAGCAGATGAAGCCACCCTACCGCGCGACGATGGCCCGGCTGGCCGCGCGGCTGTGCGAACGGGCGCAGGCCCACCGCTGTTCGGCGCGGATCGGCGCGGCAAGGCTCGCCCCCCGCCAGCGCTGGGCAATCCTGGCGGCGGCGGGCATCTATGGCGAGATCGCCGTGGAGGTCGCGAGACGCGGCGCGAAGGCGTGGGACAGCCGCACGGTGGTTGGCAAGGGGCGCAAGATCGCGTGGATCGGCAAGGCGGCCGCGCAGGCGCTGCTGCCCGTGCCCCGCCACTGCCATGCCGACGCGGAGGCGCGGCGCTTCACCCGCCGCGACCTGATCGCGATGACGCGGCCCCTTTAA
- a CDS encoding endonuclease/exonuclease/phosphatase family protein — MFHGNVSLEIAQGLQLLKKRIDAARIPPSKLDETLNIATWNVREFGKKRRSEAAIHYIAEIIGQFDLVGLVELRDDLTDLHRVLCILGPYWDAVYSDAVLDAGGNRERICYLFDSRTVRFNGMACEASPPRKKRGTEYIAEDSWWRSPYVAAFKAGNFDFLAFTTHVRWGDSDAARLKEIQGLADWVKAKAAEKHAEDKDIIVMGDFNIPSRQDPMFAAITSGGLKLPTALLDDSFGTNLARDKRYDQILHMPRFEDNFTNAGGVVDFYASDHKPLFPDIDKQAFTYQMSDHLPLWIQINTDIDGMLLEQIIQRKSR, encoded by the coding sequence ATGTTTCACGGGAATGTAAGCCTTGAAATCGCGCAAGGGCTGCAACTGCTCAAGAAGCGGATCGACGCCGCGCGCATACCGCCCTCGAAGCTTGACGAGACGCTGAACATCGCCACCTGGAACGTCCGCGAATTCGGGAAGAAGCGGCGTAGCGAGGCGGCGATCCATTATATCGCGGAAATCATAGGCCAGTTCGATCTGGTCGGGCTGGTCGAACTGCGTGACGACCTGACCGATCTCCATCGGGTGCTTTGCATCCTCGGGCCTTATTGGGATGCGGTCTATTCCGATGCGGTTCTCGATGCGGGCGGCAATCGCGAACGGATCTGCTATCTGTTCGACAGCCGGACGGTACGTTTCAACGGCATGGCGTGCGAGGCCAGCCCCCCGCGCAAGAAGCGCGGGACCGAATACATTGCCGAGGATTCCTGGTGGCGATCGCCCTATGTGGCCGCGTTCAAGGCCGGAAACTTCGATTTCCTGGCCTTCACCACGCATGTCCGCTGGGGTGATAGCGACGCAGCGCGGCTGAAGGAAATCCAGGGCCTTGCCGATTGGGTGAAAGCCAAGGCTGCCGAAAAGCACGCCGAGGACAAGGACATCATCGTGATGGGGGATTTCAACATTCCCAGCCGCCAGGACCCGATGTTCGCGGCGATCACGTCGGGCGGGCTGAAACTGCCCACGGCCCTGCTCGATGACAGCTTCGGCACCAATCTCGCGCGTGACAAGCGCTATGACCAGATCCTGCACATGCCGCGCTTCGAGGACAATTTCACCAACGCGGGCGGCGTGGTTGATTTCTACGCCAGCGATCACAAGCCGCTGTTTCCCGATATCGACAAGCAGGCCTTCACCTACCAGATGTCCGATCACCTGCCGCTGTGGATACAGATCAATACCGATATCGACGGCATGTTACTGGAGCAGATCATTCAGCGGAAATCGCGTTGA
- a CDS encoding NAD(P)/FAD-dependent oxidoreductase, whose product MAQEAKTDHVDVLIVGAGISGIGSAYHLQDQCPGKSYVVIEAKDTFGGTWETHKYPGVRSDSDLYTFGYRFKPWIGAPIASADEILKYMGEVIDENGIGEHIRYGHRITGCHWSSADNLWTVEATRKADGAKVTFTANFLWMCQGYYDHEKPYVPDWTGLSDYKGTFIHAQLWDPAIDVKGKRVLVIGSGATAATVVPAFCDAGAQVTMLQRSPTYFFCHPNQNELADRLRQIGIDEPTIHRVVRAQVMHDQDVLTKRCQTEPDVVFEELKALVRAYAGEDFTFEPHFTPKYRVWQQRLAFCPDGDLFQHAAAGHVRVVTDTIDRFTEKGVRTASGEELEADIVVACTGFRLSVMGDIPFAVDGKAVNWHDTVNYRGMMFTGVPNLVWVMGYFRASWTLRVDMLGDFVCKLLNHMDARGAKRIDVALRPEDEGMELGPWIERDNFNPGYLMRGLDELPRGGDKPEWRHNQDYWAERVEIPAIDLEGTEFVYDGVKRTASAKAEEPVAA is encoded by the coding sequence ATGGCTCAGGAAGCGAAGACGGATCACGTTGACGTGCTGATTGTCGGCGCCGGCATTTCCGGCATCGGATCGGCCTATCACTTGCAGGACCAGTGCCCCGGCAAGAGCTATGTCGTGATCGAGGCGAAGGATACGTTCGGCGGGACGTGGGAAACCCACAAGTACCCCGGCGTCCGTTCGGACTCCGATCTCTACACCTTCGGGTACCGCTTCAAGCCCTGGATCGGCGCGCCGATCGCCAGCGCCGATGAAATCCTCAAGTACATGGGCGAGGTGATCGACGAGAACGGCATCGGCGAACACATCCGCTATGGCCACCGCATCACCGGCTGCCACTGGTCCAGCGCGGACAACCTGTGGACGGTGGAAGCCACGCGCAAGGCGGACGGGGCGAAGGTGACCTTCACCGCCAATTTCCTGTGGATGTGCCAGGGCTATTACGATCACGAGAAGCCCTATGTGCCCGACTGGACCGGCCTTTCGGACTACAAGGGCACGTTCATCCACGCCCAGTTGTGGGACCCGGCGATCGACGTCAAGGGCAAGCGGGTGCTGGTGATCGGCTCGGGCGCGACCGCCGCCACGGTCGTTCCGGCGTTTTGCGATGCCGGCGCGCAGGTGACGATGCTCCAGCGTTCGCCGACCTATTTCTTCTGCCACCCCAACCAGAACGAACTGGCCGATCGTCTGCGCCAGATCGGCATCGACGAACCGACCATCCACCGTGTCGTGCGCGCGCAGGTCATGCACGATCAGGACGTGCTGACGAAGCGCTGCCAGACCGAACCGGACGTGGTGTTCGAGGAGCTGAAGGCGCTGGTGCGCGCCTATGCAGGTGAAGACTTCACGTTCGAGCCGCATTTCACCCCCAAGTATCGCGTGTGGCAGCAGCGCCTAGCCTTCTGTCCCGATGGCGACCTGTTCCAGCATGCTGCGGCCGGTCATGTGCGGGTGGTGACCGACACGATCGACCGCTTCACCGAAAAGGGCGTGCGGACGGCCTCGGGCGAGGAACTGGAGGCCGATATTGTGGTCGCCTGCACCGGCTTCCGCCTGTCCGTGATGGGCGACATTCCCTTCGCCGTCGATGGCAAGGCGGTCAACTGGCACGATACAGTCAACTATCGCGGCATGATGTTCACCGGCGTTCCCAACCTCGTCTGGGTCATGGGCTATTTCAGGGCGAGCTGGACGCTGCGTGTCGACATGCTGGGCGATTTCGTGTGCAAGCTGCTCAACCACATGGATGCGCGCGGTGCGAAGCGGATCGACGTGGCGCTACGGCCCGAGGACGAGGGGATGGAGCTTGGGCCGTGGATCGAGCGCGACAACTTCAATCCCGGCTATCTCATGCGCGGACTGGATGAGTTGCCGCGCGGAGGCGACAAGCCGGAATGGCGGCACAATCAGGACTATTGGGCCGAACGCGTGGAAATCCCGGCGATCGATCTGGAAGGCACGGAATTCGTCTATGATGGCGTGAAACGGACGGCCTCGGCGAAAGCGGAGGAACCGGTCGCGGCCTGA
- the crtY gene encoding lycopene beta-cyclase CrtY, whose protein sequence is MSSRTCDIVILGGGLAGGLAALAFARARPDLSLCLVEQGETLGGHHLWSFFGSDVGKAGRELLAPLVEAAWPGYTVRFPQYDRQLDTSYYAMTSARLDAALRAALPADAILCNRRALACSETAVTLSDGTRLEARAVIDARGVRLAGHLTGGWQKFVGQRLKLKAPHGLERPVIMDATVEQIDGYRFLYCLPFAPDEVFIEDTYYADGPHLDISAIHARIEAYALARGWRVEAVLDEETGVLPVVAGGDFDGFWRATGGQIARAGSRAGLFHAVTSYSVPDAVRFALALARQDDLSGQALAVFSEEWARRHWQRGRFDRALSSMLFAAAEPRDRYRVLQRFYGLDQRLIERFYAGRSTPLDKMRILAGRPPVAISKAIGVLTGLGARPQPLHHSSQSPSGVRK, encoded by the coding sequence ATGAGTTCGCGAACTTGCGACATCGTTATTCTTGGCGGCGGCCTTGCGGGCGGTCTGGCGGCGCTTGCCTTCGCGCGCGCTCGGCCGGACCTGTCTTTGTGCCTGGTCGAACAGGGCGAAACGCTGGGCGGCCACCATCTTTGGTCATTCTTCGGCAGCGACGTGGGCAAGGCCGGGCGCGAGCTGCTGGCGCCGCTCGTCGAAGCGGCGTGGCCGGGATACACGGTCCGCTTTCCGCAATACGATCGCCAGCTCGATACGAGCTACTACGCGATGACATCGGCCCGTCTGGACGCCGCGCTGCGCGCCGCGCTGCCGGCAGACGCAATCCTGTGCAACCGGCGCGCGCTGGCGTGCAGCGAAACGGCGGTCACGCTGTCCGACGGCACCCGGCTTGAGGCTCGTGCGGTGATAGACGCACGCGGGGTGCGGCTGGCCGGGCACCTCACCGGCGGCTGGCAGAAGTTCGTGGGCCAGCGGCTGAAACTGAAAGCCCCGCACGGGCTGGAGCGGCCCGTCATCATGGACGCCACGGTCGAGCAGATCGATGGCTACCGTTTCCTCTATTGCCTGCCCTTCGCGCCCGACGAGGTGTTCATCGAGGACACCTACTATGCGGACGGCCCCCATCTCGACATCTCCGCCATCCACGCCCGGATCGAAGCCTATGCGCTGGCGCGCGGCTGGCGCGTGGAAGCCGTGCTCGACGAGGAAACCGGCGTGCTGCCGGTTGTCGCCGGCGGCGATTTCGACGGGTTCTGGCGCGCGACCGGTGGGCAGATCGCCCGCGCCGGCAGCCGCGCCGGCCTGTTCCACGCGGTCACCAGCTACTCGGTCCCCGATGCCGTGCGCTTCGCGCTGGCGCTGGCGCGGCAGGACGATCTCTCGGGCCAGGCGCTTGCCGTGTTCAGCGAGGAATGGGCCAGACGCCATTGGCAGCGCGGACGGTTCGACCGGGCGCTCTCCTCCATGCTGTTCGCCGCTGCGGAGCCACGGGACCGCTATCGCGTGCTGCAACGCTTCTACGGTCTGGACCAGCGCCTGATCGAACGGTTCTACGCCGGACGGTCGACCCCGCTCGACAAGATGCGCATTCTCGCGGGGCGTCCTCCGGTCGCGATCAGCAAGGCCATCGGCGTGCTGACCGGACTGGGCGCCAGGCCCCAGCCGCTGCATCATTCCAGCCAATCGCCATCGGGAGTGCGCAAGTGA
- a CDS encoding TIGR00730 family Rossman fold protein, protein MKRLAVYCGSASPADSRYVELARDVGTTLARRGIGLVYGGGRLGLMGAVASGALEAGGEVIGVIPEALVSAEVSNTDCTELHVVANMHQRKQAFTDLSDGFLTIPGGVGTMDELWEAVSWAQLGYHTKPVGLLNAFGFYDHLIAFNRHMIDVGFIREAHRDIIIAEPDLDLLLARMAAHVPHTPIFAMKAADL, encoded by the coding sequence GTGAAACGCCTTGCCGTCTATTGCGGCTCCGCCTCGCCCGCCGATTCCCGGTACGTCGAACTTGCCCGCGACGTCGGCACCACGCTGGCCCGGCGCGGCATCGGGCTGGTCTATGGCGGCGGCAGGCTGGGCCTGATGGGCGCGGTGGCAAGCGGTGCGCTGGAGGCCGGCGGCGAAGTGATCGGCGTGATCCCCGAAGCGCTGGTCAGCGCCGAGGTTTCCAATACCGACTGCACCGAACTGCACGTCGTCGCCAACATGCACCAGCGGAAGCAGGCGTTCACCGACCTTTCGGACGGCTTTCTGACCATCCCCGGCGGGGTGGGCACGATGGATGAACTGTGGGAAGCGGTAAGCTGGGCGCAGCTTGGCTACCACACCAAGCCCGTGGGGCTGCTCAACGCCTTCGGGTTCTACGACCATCTGATCGCCTTCAACCGCCATATGATCGACGTGGGCTTCATCCGCGAAGCCCATCGTGACATCATCATCGCGGAGCCCGATCTCGATCTGCTGCTGGCGCGGATGGCGGCGCACGTGCCGCACACCCCGATCTTCGCGATGAAAGCCGCCGATTTGTGA
- the thiC gene encoding phosphomethylpyrimidine synthase ThiC: MADINSPLEIGVTTGPIRGSRKIYVESPNFPGVKVAMREIALEPSSGEAPLRVYDTSGAYTDPAATIDIAAGLAPLRHDWIVARGDVETYSAREVKPEDNGQLGPDRSGGVPPFPNVNTAPLRAKAGQNVTQMHYARRGIITPEMEYVAIRENLGRKQLKEALARDGQDWGASIPDYVTPEFVREEVARGRAIIPSNINHPESEPMAIGRNFLVKINANIGNSAVASDVASEVDKMVWSIRWGADTVMDLSTGRNIHDTREWILRNSPVPIGTVPIYQALEKVGGIAEDLTWEVFRDTLIEQAEQGVDYFTIHAGVRLPYIPMTAKRVTGIVSRGGSIMAKWCLAHHRESFLYEKFDEITEIMKAYDIAYSLGDGLRPGSVADANDEAQFAELYMLGELTKRAWAQDVQVMIEGPGHVPMHKVKENMDKQLAACGEAPFYTLGPLVTDIAPGYDHITSGIGAAMIGWFGTAMLCYVTPKEHLGLPDRDDVKVGVVTYKLAAHAADLAKGHPAAKLRDDALSRARFEFRWRDQFNLSLDPDTAEQYHDQTLPAEGAKTAHFCSMCGPKFCSMKITQEVRDFAAKQNQPSTGFIAADEAEKGMAEMSEKYREAGDLYIPAAE, from the coding sequence ATGGCCGACATCAACTCCCCCCTCGAAATTGGCGTGACGACCGGCCCCATTCGCGGCAGCCGCAAGATTTACGTTGAATCGCCGAACTTTCCGGGGGTGAAGGTCGCCATGCGCGAAATCGCGCTGGAGCCGTCGTCGGGCGAAGCGCCGCTGCGGGTCTATGACACTTCGGGCGCCTATACCGATCCTGCCGCCACGATCGACATTGCCGCCGGCCTTGCCCCGCTGCGCCACGACTGGATCGTGGCCCGGGGCGATGTGGAGACCTATTCCGCGCGCGAGGTGAAGCCCGAGGACAATGGTCAGCTCGGCCCCGACCGTTCGGGTGGCGTCCCGCCGTTCCCCAACGTGAACACGGCGCCGCTGCGGGCCAAGGCGGGGCAGAACGTCACGCAGATGCACTATGCCCGCCGGGGTATCATCACTCCCGAGATGGAATATGTCGCCATCCGCGAGAACCTGGGGCGCAAGCAACTCAAGGAAGCGCTGGCGCGCGATGGGCAGGATTGGGGCGCGAGCATTCCGGACTACGTGACGCCCGAATTCGTGCGCGAGGAAGTGGCGCGTGGCCGGGCGATCATTCCCAGCAACATCAACCACCCGGAAAGCGAGCCGATGGCGATCGGCCGCAACTTCCTGGTGAAGATCAACGCCAACATCGGCAATTCTGCGGTGGCCTCGGACGTCGCCAGCGAAGTCGACAAGATGGTCTGGTCAATCCGCTGGGGTGCGGACACGGTGATGGACCTGTCCACCGGCCGAAACATCCACGACACGCGCGAATGGATCCTCCGCAACAGCCCGGTGCCGATCGGCACCGTGCCGATCTACCAGGCGCTGGAAAAGGTCGGCGGCATCGCCGAGGATCTCACCTGGGAAGTGTTCCGTGATACGCTGATCGAACAGGCGGAGCAGGGCGTCGATTACTTCACGATCCACGCCGGCGTGCGCCTGCCCTATATTCCGATGACCGCCAAGCGCGTGACCGGCATTGTCAGCCGTGGCGGCTCGATCATGGCCAAGTGGTGCCTGGCGCACCACCGCGAGAGCTTCCTCTACGAGAAGTTCGACGAAATCACCGAGATCATGAAGGCCTATGACATCGCCTATTCGCTGGGCGATGGCCTGCGCCCCGGTTCGGTGGCCGACGCTAACGACGAGGCACAGTTCGCCGAGCTCTACATGCTGGGCGAACTGACCAAGCGCGCCTGGGCGCAGGACGTGCAGGTGATGATCGAGGGGCCGGGCCATGTGCCGATGCACAAGGTCAAGGAGAACATGGACAAGCAGCTTGCCGCCTGCGGTGAAGCGCCGTTCTACACGCTCGGGCCACTCGTTACCGACATCGCGCCGGGCTACGACCACATCACCAGCGGCATCGGTGCGGCGATGATCGGCTGGTTCGGCACGGCGATGCTGTGCTACGTCACGCCCAAGGAGCACCTTGGCCTGCCCGATCGCGACGACGTGAAGGTGGGCGTTGTCACCTACAAGCTCGCCGCCCACGCCGCCGATCTCGCCAAGGGGCACCCGGCCGCCAAGCTGCGCGACGATGCGCTGAGCCGCGCGCGCTTCGAGTTCCGCTGGCGCGACCAGTTCAACCTCAGCCTCGACCCAGATACGGCCGAGCAGTACCACGACCAGACGCTGCCCGCCGAAGGTGCCAAGACCGCGCACTTCTGTTCGATGTGCGGCCCGAAGTTCTGCTCGATGAAGATCACGCAGGAAGTGCGCGATTTCGCGGCGAAGCAGAACCAGCCCAGCACCGGCTTCATCGCGGCGGACGAGGCGGAGAAGGGCATGGCCGAGATGAGCGAGAAGTACCGCGAAGCGGGCGATCTCTATATCCCGGCGGCGGAATAG
- a CDS encoding DUF2585 domain-containing protein, whose amino-acid sequence MKADFASPLPLTPDRARTVVALLIAALIVGILLGEGRPPICPCGVVRLWQGVVESPENSQQVSDWYSFSHLIHGMLLYGAARLLWRVPALARRVSSRWALPFAVLIEGSWELLENSPIIIDRYRSVTVSWGYSGDSVLNSASDIGFMTLGFLVASRLPARATIALAIAFELFTLAMIRDNLTLNVLMLAWPIEAIRHWQAAA is encoded by the coding sequence ATGAAGGCCGATTTTGCATCCCCTCTGCCGCTGACGCCCGACCGGGCAAGGACCGTCGTGGCGCTGCTTATCGCGGCGCTGATCGTCGGCATCCTGCTGGGGGAAGGGCGGCCGCCGATCTGCCCGTGCGGCGTGGTGCGCCTGTGGCAGGGCGTGGTGGAATCGCCCGAAAACAGCCAGCAGGTTTCGGACTGGTACAGCTTCAGCCATCTTATCCACGGAATGCTGCTCTATGGCGCGGCGCGGCTGCTGTGGCGCGTGCCCGCGCTGGCACGGCGGGTTTCGTCGCGCTGGGCCTTGCCATTCGCCGTGCTGATCGAGGGATCGTGGGAACTGCTTGAAAACTCGCCGATCATCATCGATCGCTACCGGTCGGTTACGGTATCGTGGGGCTATTCCGGCGACAGCGTGCTCAATTCGGCAAGCGACATCGGTTTCATGACCCTCGGCTTTCTTGTCGCCTCGCGTCTGCCGGCACGGGCCACCATCGCGCTGGCGATCGCGTTCGAACTGTTCACGCTGGCAATGATCCGCGACAACCTGACGCTCAACGTGCTGATGCTGGCGTGGCCGATCGAGGCGATTCGCCACTGGCAGGCCGCTGCCTGA
- a CDS encoding phytoene desaturase, translated as MKRACVIGAGFGGLALAIRLQSAGIQTTVIEARDKPGGRAWYWERNGFTFDAGPTVITDPPCLEELWNLSGHRLADDVDLMPVSPFYRLNWPDGTIFDYSNDEAHLRAEIARISPGDVVGYEDFLRYSAGVFEEGYVKLGAVPFLDFSSMIKAAPALARYQAWRSVYSMVSSFVESEKLREAFSFHTLLVGGNPMNTSAIYALIHKLEKDGGVWWARGGTNRLIAGMVRHFERLGGEVRLGDPVARVETLGSRVTGVLTRSGWHAPFDAVASNADLMHTYRDLLSDNPRGKQQARSLARKRFSPSLFVVHFGVEGTWPGIPHHMILFGPRYKGLLDDIYQHGVLPQDFSIYLHHPTVTDPSMAPEGMSTFYALVPVANMGKLPVDWNEIGPVLEKRILDEVGRRLIPDIHDRIRTKFHYAPTDFATDLSAYQGSAFSLEPLLTQSAWFRAHNRDDAIPNFYLVGAGTHPGAGIPGVVGSAKATARLMLEDMK; from the coding sequence GTGAAACGAGCCTGTGTCATCGGCGCCGGCTTTGGCGGACTGGCGCTGGCCATCCGCCTGCAGTCGGCCGGCATCCAGACCACCGTCATCGAAGCACGCGACAAGCCGGGCGGGCGCGCCTGGTACTGGGAACGCAATGGCTTCACGTTCGATGCCGGACCGACGGTCATCACCGATCCGCCGTGCCTTGAGGAGCTGTGGAACCTCAGCGGACATCGCCTGGCCGACGACGTGGACCTGATGCCGGTATCCCCGTTCTACCGGCTGAACTGGCCGGATGGCACGATATTCGACTATTCGAACGACGAAGCCCACCTGCGCGCCGAAATCGCGCGCATCTCACCCGGTGACGTCGTGGGGTACGAGGATTTCCTGCGCTATTCGGCGGGCGTCTTCGAGGAAGGCTACGTCAAGCTGGGCGCGGTGCCGTTCCTCGACTTTTCCAGCATGATCAAGGCCGCCCCCGCGCTGGCACGCTATCAGGCGTGGCGGTCGGTCTATTCGATGGTATCGAGCTTCGTCGAAAGTGAAAAGCTGCGCGAGGCATTCAGCTTCCACACCCTGCTCGTCGGTGGCAACCCGATGAACACCAGCGCGATCTATGCCCTGATCCACAAGCTGGAAAAGGATGGGGGCGTGTGGTGGGCCAGGGGTGGCACCAACCGCCTGATCGCCGGCATGGTCCGCCACTTCGAACGGCTGGGCGGCGAAGTGCGGCTGGGCGATCCCGTAGCGCGCGTGGAAACGCTGGGCAGCAGGGTCACCGGTGTCCTGACCCGCAGCGGCTGGCATGCCCCGTTCGATGCGGTCGCTTCCAACGCCGATCTGATGCACACCTACCGCGATCTTCTGTCCGACAATCCGCGTGGGAAACAGCAGGCCCGGTCGCTGGCGCGCAAGCGGTTCTCGCCCAGCCTGTTCGTGGTGCATTTCGGGGTGGAGGGCACCTGGCCCGGCATTCCGCACCACATGATCCTGTTCGGTCCGCGCTACAAAGGATTGCTCGACGACATCTACCAGCACGGCGTGCTGCCGCAGGATTTCTCGATCTACCTGCACCACCCGACCGTGACCGATCCGTCGATGGCGCCCGAAGGCATGAGCACGTTCTACGCGCTGGTGCCCGTGGCCAACATGGGCAAGCTGCCGGTCGACTGGAACGAGATCGGGCCGGTGCTGGAAAAGCGGATACTCGACGAAGTCGGACGCCGCCTGATCCCGGACATCCACGATCGCATCCGGACCAAGTTCCACTACGCCCCGACCGACTTCGCCACCGATCTTTCCGCCTATCAGGGCAGCGCGTTCAGCCTGGAGCCGCTGCTGACGCAAAGCGCGTGGTTCCGCGCGCACAACCGCGATGACGCGATTCCCAATTTCTATCTGGTCGGCGCGGGCACGCATCCGGGCGCCGGCATTCCCGGCGTTGTCGGCAGCGCGAAGGCGACCGCCCGTCTCATGCTGGAGGATATGAAGTGA